A genome region from Paramisgurnus dabryanus chromosome 12, PD_genome_1.1, whole genome shotgun sequence includes the following:
- the LOC135749720 gene encoding uncharacterized protein, whose protein sequence is MRFELLLCLQLCWMVTAIPWKPDARKVSGPTCISLGQRVMLTHTLKCGRWVWKYAKGPSTLYITISPKEIVTWPPGIMPEPNCATKICCKVGSNYPPIVNISGDTPAHLYSHNITAWYQLKIEPGATIGSMRTLYEKSNNGTDPKICYSIKDLEPAVYRCTHTETLNSTHMSFADYKFNLTSYVSDDTDPKTFIWTSRKEGTYCVGKCESDVNSYTSPQNCTWTLKHCFNLTTCGYSKPKQCPKLYPIPPGGFIKGNINKTLLHDVNLVMTHVTYNISNILSAYVNHCSTGDKTYAWLQSRIDDLISDYKGRLAVRIPPVRSKRDLLGNLAGLFGSVNSIANTYKITGQSQFSTWLANQVATGFQHLSNSNENIIKAVRSEAQALLLISHTLFNQTRTIERDLACRSYAQDLFTVARQEILDLRLLKTPRHALNDLIEILDLHRWFASEKMKDIKYSELLSTLMLYTGKECAGCIGFFVSFPLIHPDQIFQNSTTIRSIGMVVKNQIIKWDHLTGYMTLKRNETLFTTRTCCHETSSYVICTCNTLQPFSPNDTKLINVQSLHGHADAVQVSQSQWCVISEMNSFTYGGLTCPSNHTFCLEVTEDFSMGQINILGRIPLDIDVSPWWEDTFYEHSTQTLTETMELVQRTILQTEYHLNQAQVETNLAKGTAKLLSSSSTRSAQYVYTWWDWVFRGCVIGSGFILMFTILQCCYFRYMIRSLKESINNVLTLGPLQVPAFQRLLQ, encoded by the exons ATGAGGTTTGAGCTACTTCTCTGTCTTCAGCTGTGTTG GATGGTTACCGCAATTCCATGGAAACCGGACGCAAGGAAGGTGTCGGGGCCCACATGTATCAGCTTGGGCCAAAGGGTAATGCTCACACACACCCTGAAATGTGGGAGATGGGTATGGAAATATGCAAAGGGGCCATCCACATTATACATAACAATTTCGCCTAAAGAAATAGTTACATGGCCTCCCGGTATAATGCCGGAACCAAATTGCGCAACAAAAATTTGCTGTAAAGTAGGTTCCAACTATCCTCCCATAGTGAACATTTCAGGTGACACCCCCGCACATCTATATTCACACAATATAACAGCCTGGTATCAACTTAAAATTGAACCAGGAGCAACAATTGGGAGTATGCGCACCCTGTATGAAAAATCTAACAATGGTACAGATCCAAAAATTTGTTATTCTATAAAGGATTTAGAACCTGCAGTATACAGATGTACACATACTGAAACACTCAACAGCACACATATGAGTTTTGCAGATTACAAGTTCAACCTTACTTCATATGTATCGGATGATACTGAcccaaaaacttttatttggaCTAGCCGAAAAGAAGGAACCTATTGTGTGGGCAAATGTGAGTCTGATGTAAATAGTTATACTAGCCCACAAAATTGTACATGGACCTTAAAGCATTGTTTTAATCTAACCACTTGTGGGTATAGTAAACCCAAACAATGTCCAAAATTATATCCAATCCCTCCTGGTGGTTTTATTAAGGGAAATATCAATAAGACTTTGTTGCATGATGTTAATCTAGTCATGACTCATGTAACAtataatatttcaaatattttgtCTGCTTATGTGAATCATTGTAGTACTGGTGATAAAACATATGCATGGCTACAGTCACGAATCGATGATTTAATCTCTGATTATAAAGGCAGATTAGCTGTCCGAATTCCACCTGTACGTTCTAAACGAGATCTACTTGGAAATTTAGCAGGTCTCTTCGGCTCCGTTAATTCAATTGCCAACACTTACAAAATAACTGGTCAATCACAATTTTCAACATGGTTGGCAAACCAGGTGGCCACTGGTTTTCAGCACCTCAGCAATAGTAATGAAAACATTATCAAAGCGGTTAGATCTGAAGCGCAGGCGCTTCTATTGATCAGCCACACATTATTCAATCAGACCCGTACCATCGAACGGGACTTAGCCTGCAGATCATATGCTCAAGATTTATTCACTGTTGCTAGACAAGAGATTCTAGACTTGCGTCTTCTTAAAACACCTAGACATGCTTTAAATGATCTTATTGAGATTTTGGATTTACATAGGTGGTTTGCATCTGAAAAAATGAAGGACATTAAATATTCAGAATTGTTATCAACTTTAATGTTGTATACTGGAAAGGAATGTGCCGGATGTATTGGGTTTTTTGTCAGTTTTCCTTTAATACACCCAGATCAAATTTTTCAAAATTCCACAACTATACGTTCTATAGGCATGGTAGTAAAAAATCAGATCATTAAATGGGATCATTTAACAGGTTATATGACTTTGAAAAGAAATGAGACCTTATTTACCACTCGCACCTGTTGTCATGAAACTTCAAGTTATGTCATTTGTActtgtaacactttacaaccaTTCTCTCCTAATGATACTAAGCTTATTAATGTTCAGTCATTACATGGTCATGCAGATGCTGTACAGGTTTCGCAATCACAGTGGTGTGTCATCAGTGAGATGAATTCTTTCACCTATGGAGGTCTGACTTGTCCGTCAAACCATACTTTTTGTCTTGAGGTAACTGAGGACTTTTCAATGGGTCAGATAAATATCCTGGGGAGGATTCCACTTGACATAGATGTTTCTCCCTGGTGGGAGGACACCTTCTACGAACACAGCACACAGACTTTGACTGAAACAATGGAGTTAGTCCAACGGACTATTCTACAGACTGAGTATCATCTTAATCAGGCTCAGGTGGAAACAAACCTGGCCAAAGGAACAGCAAAGCTACTGTCAAGTTCATCTACACGGTCTGCACAGTATGTATACACCTGGTGGGACTGGGTGTTCCGTGGATGCGTGATTGGCAGTGGTTTTATTCTCATGTTTACAATACTCCAGTGTTGTTATTTCAGGTATATGATTCGATCGTTGAAGGAATCCATCAACAATGTGCTAACACTTGGACCTTTACAGGTGCCTGCATTTCAAAGACTTTTACAGTAA